One genomic segment of Stenotrophomonas sp. 704A1 includes these proteins:
- a CDS encoding lysozyme inhibitor LprI family protein encodes MLKSDRVRGQRIRVTAALLLLATCLGASAQAAPQAARKVPSGAELLAGDARYLGPAYAPCMAAATTVDARRRCVDSELKIHDDALNAAYSAALSALPVGDQRVLRVLQRQWIGQRDSRCPLAGDAAAQLDAQQCRTHMTLLRARQLQGGGAAALVAEANAARAPAQAASHTADGAPDAQGRITLQPGPGDISPALQVVFKVADCSGTDNVTTCQVQAMEVTRGGRKVMVTGVQPRLTRAGADARGSASVLLTVADFNGDGMPDLQVWQDNTGVYNVPVHAFYLFDAKRNRYVRATALEAAIGGRDIDHIDHGRFVLRARVSPCEREDKVIQLRGTQPRTVLARRYDTCRGERPTESDLLE; translated from the coding sequence ATGTTGAAGTCTGATCGTGTGCGCGGGCAGCGCATCCGGGTGACGGCCGCCCTGCTGCTTCTGGCCACATGCCTCGGTGCGTCCGCGCAGGCAGCGCCCCAGGCGGCGCGCAAGGTGCCCAGCGGTGCCGAGCTGCTGGCCGGCGATGCGCGCTACCTGGGTCCGGCGTACGCGCCGTGCATGGCCGCCGCCACTACGGTCGATGCCCGCCGGCGCTGTGTCGACAGCGAATTGAAGATCCATGACGATGCCCTCAACGCCGCCTACTCAGCGGCATTGTCGGCACTGCCAGTGGGTGACCAGCGCGTGCTGCGTGTCCTGCAGCGGCAATGGATCGGCCAGCGGGACAGCCGCTGCCCGCTGGCGGGCGACGCCGCTGCCCAGCTGGATGCACAGCAGTGCCGCACCCACATGACGCTGCTGCGCGCGCGCCAGTTGCAGGGTGGGGGAGCGGCTGCACTGGTTGCCGAAGCCAACGCGGCCCGGGCCCCGGCGCAGGCCGCGAGCCATACTGCCGATGGCGCGCCGGACGCCCAGGGCAGGATCACCCTGCAGCCCGGCCCGGGCGACATCTCGCCTGCCCTGCAGGTCGTGTTCAAGGTGGCCGACTGCAGTGGCACCGACAACGTGACCACCTGCCAGGTGCAGGCCATGGAGGTGACCCGCGGCGGCCGCAAGGTGATGGTCACCGGCGTACAACCGCGCCTGACCCGGGCCGGCGCGGATGCGCGGGGGTCCGCTTCCGTGCTGCTGACCGTTGCGGACTTCAACGGTGATGGCATGCCCGACCTGCAGGTATGGCAGGACAACACCGGTGTCTACAACGTACCCGTCCATGCGTTCTACCTGTTCGACGCCAAGCGCAACCGCTATGTGCGGGCCACGGCGCTGGAAGCGGCGATTGGCGGGCGCGATATCGACCACATCGACCACGGCCGGTTCGTCCTGCGCGCACGGGTCAGCCCGTGCGAGCGCGAGGACAAGGTGATCCAGCTGCGCGGAACCCAGCCACGCACCGTGCTGGCACGTCGCTACGACACCTGCAGGGGTGAGCGCCCGACCGAGTCGGACCTGCTGGAATAG
- a CDS encoding serine hydrolase domain-containing protein, whose protein sequence is MGSAGRLILFTALACAFGWAVPHSAAAGAPRSDPAPSVARHAADDWLAAFNAGSLEELHAFAERYAKQEGSTPQDYLEFRESTGPLKLLEVHESTPLRAKLLVLAQHTERAMLVTAEMDPAHPEHLKLFQLEGTPTPEKYRPARMALPELMADARAKLDALAAEDALSGAVLVAHNGRVLLDWKGGLADRTADTPVGAETQFRLASSNKMFTSVAILKLVQAGNVGLDDTIGKHLPDYPNKVVADTVTVRQLLTHTSGLGDFFSDDFDQYSASLKTLDDYVQRFAKDAPQFTPGSQDSYSNYGFIVLGRIIEAVSGQSYYDHVDEHILRPAGMMATGFEPESVDVAQRAVAYTRKDGHWGRETKTLPWRGMSAGGGYSTAADMLRFCEALRNGTLLSPALLQQATTAQNHKGWYGYGFVVQGQGSQRQYGHEGGAPGSNSAIVVLPGQGYVVIGLANVDPDAVGNVVNYIARRLPL, encoded by the coding sequence ATGGGAAGTGCCGGTCGCCTCATCCTCTTCACTGCGTTGGCGTGTGCCTTCGGCTGGGCGGTGCCGCATTCCGCAGCCGCCGGCGCACCGCGCTCAGACCCGGCGCCGTCAGTCGCGCGGCACGCTGCCGATGATTGGCTGGCGGCCTTCAATGCCGGCAGCCTGGAGGAATTGCATGCCTTCGCCGAGCGTTACGCCAAGCAGGAAGGCAGCACTCCGCAGGACTATCTGGAATTCCGCGAGTCGACCGGCCCGCTGAAGCTGCTGGAAGTGCATGAGAGCACGCCGCTACGGGCGAAGCTGCTCGTGCTGGCGCAGCACACCGAGCGCGCGATGCTGGTGACTGCGGAGATGGATCCGGCCCATCCGGAACACCTGAAGCTGTTCCAGCTTGAGGGCACGCCCACGCCGGAAAAGTACCGGCCCGCACGCATGGCCTTGCCGGAGCTGATGGCCGACGCCCGCGCGAAGCTGGACGCCCTGGCAGCTGAGGATGCGCTGTCGGGTGCCGTGCTGGTGGCGCACAACGGGCGCGTGCTGCTGGATTGGAAGGGTGGCCTGGCCGACCGGACCGCCGACACGCCCGTCGGGGCAGAGACGCAGTTCCGCCTGGCCTCGTCCAACAAGATGTTCACCTCGGTGGCCATCCTGAAGCTTGTGCAGGCCGGCAACGTAGGCCTGGACGATACGATCGGCAAGCACCTGCCGGACTATCCGAACAAGGTCGTCGCCGATACCGTGACCGTGCGCCAGCTGTTGACCCACACCAGCGGGCTGGGTGACTTCTTCAGCGATGATTTCGACCAGTACTCGGCTTCGTTGAAGACGCTGGATGACTACGTGCAGCGCTTCGCCAAGGACGCGCCGCAGTTCACGCCCGGCAGCCAGGACAGCTATTCGAACTACGGCTTCATCGTCCTCGGGCGCATCATCGAGGCCGTATCAGGGCAGTCGTACTACGATCATGTGGACGAACACATCCTGCGCCCGGCAGGAATGATGGCCACGGGCTTCGAGCCGGAATCGGTGGACGTTGCGCAGCGTGCTGTCGCCTACACCAGGAAGGACGGGCATTGGGGGCGCGAGACGAAGACGCTGCCCTGGCGCGGCATGTCGGCCGGTGGCGGCTACAGCACCGCCGCTGACATGCTGAGATTCTGCGAGGCCCTGCGCAACGGCACGCTGCTGTCACCGGCGCTGCTGCAACAGGCCACCACCGCGCAGAACCACAAGGGCTGGTACGGCTACGGCTTCGTCGTACAGGGGCAGGGCAGCCAGCGCCAGTACGGACATGAGGGTGGCGCGCCGGGCTCGAACAGCGCCATCGTGGTACTGCCTGGGCAGGGCTACGTTGTCATCGGCCTGGCGAACGTTGATCCGGATGCGGTCGGTAATGTGGTCAACTATATCGCGCGGCGGTTGCCGTTGTAG
- a CDS encoding membrane-bound PQQ-dependent dehydrogenase, glucose/quinate/shikimate family → MSATPQSPSPSPNAGTRRHPLVIVLSLLLLVLGPVIGGLGAWLGNLGGSWYYAIAGLGMLLSGGLLWANRRSGAGVYALVFVGTLLWTWWESGSDYWRWVPRLGLVTALGIVLALLAPTLQAPVSRRLSRSVAAVLMLVFVAAFGLAFAPHGWVDGQQPFPEAAVSAGLDPTRDTTGLQPADQPADGDWPAWGRNNAATRFSPLQQITPANVGTLQLAWQFRTGDVPKKRWGAETTPLKIGDRLYLCSARNQLIALDASSGKELWRFDPKVKDASIPYTAACRGVSYYEQPPAPTVADAALADAAADLALPAPPPTPVSRRAAPGSRPACTARIIEGTLDGRIIAVDADSGRPCINFGNNGQVDITLGMGEVPPGYVSITSPPAIVRGVIVTGHQVLDGQRRDAPSGVIQAYDAVTGKLRWAWDMDRPERSGLPPREQTYTRGTPNMWTTATGDEQLGLVYLPMGNAAGDYWSGSRTDNQNRYATSLVAIDVTSGKPVWHFQAVRKDVWDYDLGSQASLIDFPTAAGKVPAILLPTKQGDLYILDRRNGQLLTPAEERSVPGGGVEPEQRAPTQLFSLYHTLRRANALTERDMWGITPIDQLVCRIQFRKAHYEGFYTPPTSDRHSIEYPGYNGGSDWGSVAIDTRRGVIVANYNDMPNYNRLVPRAEADRKGWLPREQIRADKGGAEGAGDPQVGTPYGIDVNAGWRLPFTGLLCKQPPYGGIRAIDLRSGKLLWDRPFGSARGNGPFGIRSGLPIEIGTPNNGGSVVTASGLVFIAAATDDLLRAIDLKTGKELWHTRLPAGGQANPMVYEQGGRQYVVIMAGGHHFMETPKGDYVMAYALPR, encoded by the coding sequence ATGTCCGCCACGCCGCAGTCCCCGTCCCCGTCCCCGAATGCCGGAACGCGCCGGCATCCGCTCGTCATCGTCCTGTCGCTGCTGCTGCTGGTGCTGGGCCCGGTCATCGGCGGGCTGGGCGCGTGGCTGGGCAACCTGGGCGGCTCCTGGTACTACGCCATCGCCGGCCTCGGCATGCTGCTCAGTGGCGGCCTGCTGTGGGCCAACCGCCGCAGTGGTGCGGGGGTGTACGCGCTGGTGTTCGTCGGCACGCTGCTGTGGACCTGGTGGGAGTCCGGCAGCGACTACTGGCGCTGGGTGCCCCGCCTGGGCCTGGTCACGGCGCTGGGCATCGTGCTGGCGCTGCTGGCCCCCACGCTGCAGGCGCCGGTCTCCAGGCGCCTGTCGCGCAGCGTGGCCGCGGTATTGATGCTGGTGTTCGTGGCTGCCTTTGGCCTCGCCTTCGCGCCGCATGGCTGGGTCGACGGACAGCAGCCGTTCCCCGAAGCAGCGGTCAGCGCAGGGCTCGACCCGACCCGGGATACCACTGGCCTGCAGCCGGCCGACCAGCCGGCCGACGGCGACTGGCCGGCATGGGGCCGCAACAACGCGGCCACGCGGTTCTCGCCGCTGCAGCAGATCACCCCGGCCAATGTGGGCACGCTGCAGCTGGCCTGGCAGTTCCGCACCGGCGATGTGCCGAAGAAGCGTTGGGGCGCGGAGACCACGCCACTGAAGATCGGCGATCGCCTGTACCTGTGCTCGGCGCGCAATCAGCTGATTGCTCTCGACGCGAGCAGCGGCAAGGAGCTGTGGCGATTCGACCCGAAGGTGAAGGACGCTTCGATTCCGTATACCGCCGCCTGCCGCGGTGTGTCGTACTACGAACAGCCGCCTGCGCCGACGGTGGCCGACGCCGCCTTGGCCGATGCTGCGGCGGACCTGGCATTGCCGGCACCGCCGCCGACCCCGGTGAGCCGTCGTGCAGCGCCCGGCAGCCGTCCGGCCTGCACGGCGCGCATCATCGAAGGCACGCTGGATGGCCGGATCATCGCCGTGGATGCCGACAGCGGGCGTCCGTGCATCAACTTCGGCAACAACGGCCAGGTCGACATCACTCTGGGCATGGGCGAGGTGCCGCCGGGCTATGTATCGATCACCTCGCCGCCGGCCATCGTGCGCGGCGTCATCGTCACCGGCCACCAGGTGCTGGATGGCCAGCGCCGGGATGCGCCGTCGGGGGTGATCCAGGCGTACGACGCCGTCACCGGCAAGCTGCGCTGGGCCTGGGACATGGACCGGCCCGAGCGCAGCGGGCTGCCGCCGCGCGAGCAGACCTACACCCGCGGTACTCCGAACATGTGGACCACGGCGACCGGTGACGAGCAGCTGGGGCTGGTGTATCTGCCGATGGGCAATGCCGCCGGTGACTACTGGAGTGGTTCGCGCACGGACAACCAGAACCGCTATGCGACCTCGCTGGTCGCCATCGATGTGACCAGCGGCAAGCCGGTCTGGCACTTCCAGGCGGTCCGTAAGGATGTGTGGGACTACGACCTGGGTTCGCAGGCCAGCCTGATCGACTTCCCGACGGCAGCGGGCAAGGTGCCAGCGATCCTGCTGCCGACCAAGCAGGGCGACCTGTACATCCTGGACCGCCGCAACGGCCAGCTGCTCACCCCCGCAGAGGAGCGCAGCGTGCCTGGCGGCGGTGTCGAGCCGGAGCAGCGCGCGCCAACGCAGCTGTTCTCGCTGTACCACACGCTGCGGCGCGCCAACGCGCTGACCGAGCGTGACATGTGGGGCATCACCCCCATCGACCAGCTGGTGTGCCGCATCCAGTTCCGCAAGGCGCATTACGAAGGCTTCTACACGCCGCCGACCAGCGACCGCCATTCCATCGAATATCCCGGCTACAACGGCGGCTCGGACTGGGGCAGCGTGGCCATCGACACGCGTCGTGGCGTGATCGTGGCCAACTACAACGACATGCCCAACTACAACCGGCTGGTGCCGCGCGCCGAAGCGGACCGCAAGGGCTGGCTGCCGCGCGAACAGATCCGCGCCGACAAGGGGGGCGCCGAAGGGGCAGGGGACCCGCAGGTCGGCACGCCCTATGGCATCGACGTCAATGCCGGATGGCGGCTGCCGTTCACCGGACTGCTGTGCAAGCAGCCGCCCTATGGCGGCATCCGCGCCATCGACCTGCGCAGCGGCAAGTTGCTGTGGGACCGCCCGTTCGGCAGTGCGCGTGGCAACGGCCCGTTCGGGATACGCTCCGGCCTGCCGATCGAGATCGGTACGCCGAACAACGGCGGTTCGGTGGTCACCGCCAGTGGCCTGGTCTTCATCGCCGCCGCTACCGATGACCTGCTGCGTGCCATCGATCTGAAGACCGGCAAGGAGCTGTGGCACACCCGGCTGCCGGCCGGCGGCCAGGCCAATCCCATGGTGTACGAGCAGGGCGGGCGGCAGTACGTGGTGATCATGGCCGGCGGCCACCATTTCATGGAAACCCCGAAGGGCGATTACGTGATGGCGTATGCGTTGCCCAGATAG
- a CDS encoding peptidoglycan-binding domain-containing protein, with protein MSDGYGKSGVGFGLTRDQSVEMIVRTCIDNGITDHRQIAYVLATAQHESRNFAAPEEDWGRKQAVDLRYFGGEEYYGRGFAHLTHVNNYERLGEALGMGRELVEHPERAAEAEIATRVLVVGMRDGMFGARLSDNVNADHVDYRQARASVNGGELNNGSPYPDSIAALATGWESQVAGLVQRVQQPDFQMPVPAAQGTAAAMDLQRGDASQQVLEAQQYLQRLDIRNNANVAINPDGDFGPSTEQAVRRFQTERGITPANGHIDDALLQRMRSETLAVDPDFKRKTVTDLSGPLADGNLGPGERGEPVFEMRRQLEALGYLAEPNPRAEREARTFDAGMQAAMREFQQDQGLPLRPGNIIDEDARRQLNDAAVAREYAPTTEFDRAENWPPQRPPYTRSEFQPEQVQARQQAAANPAAAAPDAMEMPPVSSQPRSAVESLSPNDAALFERIRQGTPGDIGDGHVMQAVLESKRNGIHEAERVDRVMVAGDRLWVAGLIPGERASVDTAQPARSMDETARELAGDNQQREQQLAIDTRQHENRGPSLA; from the coding sequence ATGAGTGATGGCTATGGAAAGAGCGGGGTGGGCTTCGGCCTGACCCGCGACCAGTCGGTCGAGATGATCGTCCGTACCTGCATCGACAATGGCATCACCGATCATCGGCAGATTGCCTATGTGCTGGCCACGGCGCAGCACGAGTCGCGCAATTTCGCCGCGCCCGAGGAAGACTGGGGCAGGAAGCAGGCGGTGGACCTGCGTTACTTCGGCGGCGAAGAGTACTACGGCCGGGGCTTTGCCCACCTGACCCACGTCAACAACTATGAGCGGCTGGGTGAAGCGCTGGGCATGGGGCGCGAGCTGGTCGAGCATCCAGAGCGTGCGGCGGAAGCGGAGATCGCCACCCGGGTGCTGGTGGTGGGCATGCGCGATGGCATGTTCGGCGCGCGGCTCTCCGACAACGTCAATGCCGACCATGTCGACTACCGCCAGGCGCGGGCGTCGGTCAACGGCGGTGAGTTGAACAACGGCAGCCCGTACCCCGACAGCATCGCCGCGCTGGCGACCGGATGGGAATCGCAGGTGGCTGGCCTGGTCCAGCGCGTGCAGCAGCCGGACTTCCAGATGCCGGTGCCGGCCGCGCAGGGCACCGCTGCGGCCATGGACCTGCAGCGCGGCGATGCCAGCCAGCAGGTGCTGGAAGCGCAGCAGTACCTGCAGCGGCTGGACATCCGCAACAACGCCAACGTCGCGATCAATCCCGACGGTGATTTCGGTCCGTCCACCGAACAGGCCGTGCGCCGCTTCCAGACCGAGCGGGGCATCACCCCGGCCAATGGCCACATTGACGACGCGCTGCTGCAGCGCATGCGCAGCGAGACACTGGCGGTTGATCCCGATTTCAAGCGGAAGACGGTGACCGACCTGAGCGGGCCGCTGGCCGACGGCAACCTGGGCCCGGGTGAGAGGGGCGAACCCGTGTTCGAGATGCGCCGCCAGCTGGAAGCGCTGGGTTACCTGGCCGAACCCAACCCGCGCGCCGAACGCGAAGCGCGCACCTTCGATGCAGGCATGCAGGCGGCGATGCGCGAGTTCCAGCAGGACCAGGGCCTGCCGCTGCGCCCGGGCAACATCATCGATGAGGACGCACGCCGGCAGTTGAACGATGCGGCGGTGGCAAGGGAGTACGCGCCCACCACCGAATTCGACCGCGCCGAGAACTGGCCGCCGCAGCGCCCGCCTTATACCCGAAGTGAGTTCCAGCCGGAGCAGGTGCAGGCACGGCAGCAGGCTGCGGCCAATCCGGCCGCAGCTGCCCCCGACGCGATGGAGATGCCGCCCGTGTCGTCGCAGCCGCGCAGTGCCGTCGAGTCGCTGTCGCCCAATGATGCCGCCCTGTTCGAGCGCATCCGCCAGGGCACGCCGGGCGATATCGGCGATGGGCACGTGATGCAGGCCGTGCTGGAATCCAAGCGCAATGGCATCCACGAAGCCGAGCGCGTCGATCGGGTGATGGTGGCCGGTGATCGCCTGTGGGTGGCCGGCCTGATTCCCGGCGAGCGTGCCAGTGTGGATACGGCGCAGCCTGCGCGCTCGATGGACGAGACGGCACGCGAGCTCGCCGGCGACAACCAGCAGCGCGAGCAGCAGCTGGCGATCGACACCCGCCAGCATGAGAACCGCGGGCCGTCCCTGGCCTGA